The Deinococcus koreensis genome window below encodes:
- a CDS encoding peptidylprolyl isomerase, with the protein MKPAALILTALLALTACQKKAADTTTTPAATETPAETPAETPATPTAETPASTPAATPGATSAGPVPAGYTLVPALSDKPVRTFAAEPEFGLQDGKDYYALIDTNRGQILADLYEQETPVTVNNFVSLARNHFFDGIRFHRVIEGFMAQTGDPKSVDEAKKAEWGTGDPGYKFADEFRTKLTFNSGGILAMANSGPATNGSQFFITFEPTEFLNGKHTIFGKVVTGDAVLPKLTRTMDQSNAEVAGAVADRIISVRILTKG; encoded by the coding sequence ATGAAACCTGCTGCCCTGATCCTGACCGCCCTGCTGGCGCTGACCGCCTGCCAGAAGAAGGCGGCCGACACGACCACGACGCCCGCCGCCACCGAGACCCCGGCTGAGACGCCCGCCGAGACACCCGCCACCCCGACCGCCGAGACACCCGCCTCCACACCGGCCGCGACTCCAGGCGCCACCAGCGCCGGCCCGGTGCCCGCCGGCTACACGCTGGTGCCCGCGCTGAGCGACAAACCCGTCCGCACCTTCGCGGCCGAGCCCGAGTTCGGCCTGCAGGACGGCAAGGACTACTACGCCCTGATCGACACCAACCGGGGCCAGATCCTGGCCGACCTCTACGAGCAGGAAACGCCCGTGACGGTGAACAACTTCGTCTCTCTGGCCCGCAACCACTTCTTCGACGGCATCAGGTTCCACCGCGTCATCGAGGGCTTCATGGCCCAGACGGGCGACCCCAAGAGCGTGGACGAGGCCAAGAAGGCCGAGTGGGGCACCGGCGACCCCGGCTACAAGTTCGCCGACGAGTTCCGCACCAAGCTGACCTTCAACTCGGGCGGCATCCTGGCGATGGCGAATTCCGGCCCGGCCACCAACGGCTCGCAGTTCTTCATCACCTTCGAGCCCACCGAGTTCCTGAACGGCAAGCACACGATCTTCGGCAAGGTCGTGACCGGCGACGCGGTGCTGCCCAAGCTGACCCGCACCATGGATCAGAGCAATGCCGAGGTGGCGGGCGCCGTGGCCGACAGGATCATCTCCGTGCGGATCCTGACCAAGGGCTGA
- the cmk gene encoding (d)CMP kinase, whose product MIVTIDGVAASGKSSVSSGVARALGVPYLSSGLLYRAATLLGLEAGADLSEAAVLEALHTHPVRLEPLAQGNRVWQGERDLTADLHSTAVDHGVSVVAVLPGVREWVNAQLREVAPPFVAEGRDMGTAVFPQAPAKFYLTASPRVRAGRRAQERPEDVDAIEAALIRRDELDRVQSAPAPDAVVIDTGPLDLAGVIGAILERVVAVDQG is encoded by the coding sequence CTGATCGTGACCATCGACGGCGTAGCGGCCAGCGGTAAATCCAGCGTGTCGTCCGGTGTGGCGCGTGCCCTCGGCGTGCCGTATCTCAGCTCCGGCCTGCTCTACCGCGCCGCGACCCTGCTGGGACTGGAGGCCGGGGCCGACCTGAGCGAAGCGGCCGTGCTGGAGGCCCTGCACACCCATCCGGTGCGCCTGGAGCCGCTCGCGCAGGGCAACCGGGTCTGGCAGGGCGAACGTGACCTCACGGCCGACCTGCATTCCACGGCGGTCGACCACGGGGTGAGCGTCGTGGCGGTGCTGCCCGGCGTGCGCGAGTGGGTCAACGCGCAGCTCCGCGAGGTCGCGCCCCCCTTCGTGGCCGAGGGCCGCGACATGGGCACCGCCGTCTTCCCGCAGGCGCCGGCCAAGTTCTACCTGACCGCCAGCCCCCGCGTGCGGGCCGGGCGCCGCGCCCAGGAACGCCCCGAGGACGTGGACGCCATCGAGGCCGCCCTGATCCGCCGCGACGAGCTGGATAGGGTGCAGAGTGCGCCCGCGCCCGACGCCGTGGTGATCGACACCGGGCCGCTGGATCTGGCGGGGGTGATCGGGGCGATTCTGGAGAGGGTCGTCGCAGTGGACCAGGGCTGA
- a CDS encoding S8 family serine peptidase → MHKNIFKHVGLVGLTALLAACSQQGTPSRAGALKPALNENGAVAQLGQLKYIQNELVVGYSDPEALNRVANVLGGSVVATIPEIRVGLVRFNGDAAKSSGQVFRLPGVRYAQPNLLVRGESPQPGVGTAALQAQAASADQVFDELPQYALDPRHLNARAAWDAGLTGAGVKVAVLDDPGDVTHPDLAPNWSGVAYNPFLNKVYTSGAEWVADYESDFASHGTFVASSIVAPKDGKGIVGVAPQAKFMPVVINPAVKAINEFYSDFYIARGAVWASNNGARVLNNSWGGGLSFGPIKDAFDYAMSNGTVVVASMGNSYHDEFQYPAALPGVIASGALDGSNRKVTFSTTGRHISSGAPGQDVMLANPTWLGGGHELISGTSFSSPYTAGVAALVLQKCPSATPYQVRRVMETTANSSVGSNPTGFDRDTGWGALDAGKIAATLKSCASLPAKGAYVNINVKYVDNQGTHPGVLGDVMLRGQGFRAGATDDPTPLYLSTTDAEGNGRFAEIAPGTYDVYVAGSDLSLTGGLPEERGTYVGTLSATAGSSATAPDQKNVLLTAQFPNFNPVDPYEPNDTPAEAKTIAYGQTTQTAYIFGQPQDADFFKFTAAAGDKIAANVLAAGELGGTLDSYLFLIGPDGKTVLSENDDRGTPRIDSDSEILYTIQTAGTYYLKVSSCTISCNPKSPQDDDSPFNKYQLKLQKQ, encoded by the coding sequence ATGCACAAGAACATCTTTAAACACGTTGGGCTGGTGGGCCTCACCGCGCTGCTCGCCGCCTGCTCCCAGCAGGGAACGCCGAGCCGGGCTGGGGCCCTCAAGCCCGCGTTGAATGAAAACGGCGCAGTCGCCCAGCTCGGGCAGCTGAAGTACATCCAAAATGAACTGGTCGTTGGGTATAGCGATCCTGAGGCCCTGAACCGCGTCGCAAACGTGCTCGGAGGCTCCGTCGTAGCGACCATCCCTGAGATTCGGGTCGGCCTGGTGCGGTTTAACGGGGATGCTGCCAAGTCCTCCGGTCAGGTGTTTCGGCTGCCCGGCGTGCGTTACGCCCAGCCCAATCTGCTGGTGCGCGGCGAATCTCCCCAGCCTGGGGTTGGTACGGCGGCGCTGCAGGCTCAGGCAGCTTCGGCCGATCAGGTCTTCGACGAACTGCCCCAGTACGCCCTCGACCCCCGTCACCTCAATGCCAGGGCGGCCTGGGACGCGGGCCTGACCGGGGCTGGCGTCAAGGTGGCCGTGCTGGACGATCCCGGCGACGTGACTCACCCTGATCTGGCCCCCAACTGGAGCGGTGTGGCCTACAACCCCTTCCTCAACAAGGTGTATACCTCGGGCGCCGAGTGGGTCGCGGACTACGAGAGCGATTTCGCCTCGCACGGCACGTTTGTCGCGTCCAGCATCGTTGCGCCAAAGGACGGTAAGGGCATTGTCGGAGTCGCCCCCCAGGCCAAATTCATGCCCGTGGTGATCAATCCTGCGGTCAAGGCCATCAACGAGTTCTACTCGGACTTCTACATCGCGCGCGGCGCCGTGTGGGCCAGCAACAACGGTGCGCGGGTGCTGAACAACTCCTGGGGCGGCGGGCTGTCGTTCGGGCCGATCAAGGACGCCTTCGACTACGCCATGAGCAACGGCACGGTGGTGGTGGCCTCGATGGGCAACTCCTACCACGACGAGTTCCAATACCCGGCGGCGCTGCCCGGCGTAATCGCCTCGGGGGCGCTGGACGGCAGCAACCGTAAGGTGACCTTCTCGACGACCGGCCGCCACATCTCCTCGGGCGCCCCCGGCCAGGACGTCATGCTCGCCAACCCCACCTGGCTGGGCGGCGGCCATGAACTGATCTCGGGCACCTCATTCTCAAGCCCCTACACGGCTGGCGTGGCCGCGCTGGTGTTGCAGAAATGCCCCAGCGCAACTCCATATCAGGTGCGCCGCGTGATGGAGACCACGGCCAACAGTTCTGTCGGCTCCAATCCGACAGGCTTCGACCGCGACACCGGCTGGGGAGCCCTGGACGCCGGCAAGATCGCCGCCACCCTGAAGTCCTGCGCGTCTCTGCCCGCCAAGGGCGCTTACGTCAACATCAACGTGAAATATGTCGACAACCAGGGCACCCACCCCGGCGTGCTGGGCGACGTGATGCTGCGAGGCCAGGGGTTCCGCGCCGGCGCCACCGACGACCCCACCCCGCTGTACCTCTCGACGACCGACGCGGAGGGGAACGGCCGCTTCGCGGAGATCGCGCCGGGCACCTACGACGTGTACGTGGCGGGTTCCGACCTGAGCCTGACCGGCGGGCTGCCCGAGGAGCGCGGTACCTATGTGGGTACTCTGAGCGCCACCGCCGGCTCCAGCGCGACGGCCCCGGATCAGAAGAACGTGCTGCTGACCGCCCAGTTCCCGAACTTCAACCCGGTCGATCCCTATGAGCCCAACGACACGCCGGCTGAGGCCAAGACTATCGCTTACGGCCAGACGACCCAGACGGCCTACATCTTCGGGCAGCCTCAAGACGCCGACTTCTTCAAATTCACTGCGGCGGCCGGCGACAAGATCGCGGCCAATGTGCTTGCGGCTGGCGAACTCGGCGGCACCTTAGACTCCTATCTGTTCCTGATCGGCCCAGACGGCAAAACCGTGCTGAGCGAGAACGACGACCGGGGTACCCCGCGCATCGATTCCGACTCCGAGATCCTGTACACGATTCAAACGGCAGGCACCTACTATCTGAAGGTCTCGAGCTGCACCATCTCGTGCAATCCCAAGTCCCCCCAGGACGACGACTCTCCTTTCAATAAGTACCAGCTCAAGCTGCAGAAGCAGTGA